In Pseudomonas oryzihabitans, the DNA window GGCCGGCATGGAAGTCCGGGTCCGAGAGAATGGCCTGGCGCGCCACCTCGTTGAAGGCGATGTTTTCCGCCGACAGCTTGGACGCCGAGGCGATGGCCAGGCAGTGGCGGATGCGCTCGGGATAGCTGATGGTCCACTGCAGCGCCTGCATGCCGCCCAGGCTACCGCCGATCACCGCCGCCCACTGCCCGATGCCCAGGCGATCGGCCAGCCGCGCCTGGCTGTTGACCCAGTCTTCCACGGTGAGCACCGGGAAGTCCGCGCCGTAGGCCCGGCCGGTCTCGGGATTGGGGCTGCTAGGGCCGGTGGAGCCGTTGCAACCGCCCAGGTTGTTGAGGGCGACCACGAAGAACTTGCGGGTGTCGATGGGCTTGCCGGGGCCGATGCAGCTGTCCCACCAGCCGGGCTTGCGGTCGTCGAGGCTGTGGTAGCCGGCCGCGTGATGGTGACCGGAGAGCGCGTGGCAGATCAGTACGGCATTGCTGCGGCTGGCGTTCAGCTCGCCATAGGTCTCGACCATCAGGTCGTAGGCCGGCAGGGTGCGGCCACAGGCCAGGGCCAGGGGCTCGCTGAAGTGCAGCAGCTCGGGGGTGACCAGGCCGACGGAATCTTCGGGAATGACGCTGGGCATTGACGGCTCGTCCGGGGCGGGGTTCGCCAGTCTAAAGAGCGTCGCCAGGAGCGGCAAGGGCAGGCACGGCGCGGCGGTCAAGGACCGCGCCATGGGTGTCCGGCAGGGCTAGCCGACCCGCGCCAGCGGCAGCGCGACCACGTTGTCGTGGCGCTGGGAGGGCGCCGGCCGGCTGATCTGCTTGAGCATGTCGCTGACCTCGCTGAGCTGGCGATGCAGAACGTCCTCGTGCACCTGCAGCCGCCGCACCTGCTCCTGGCTGTTGAGGTTCTGCTGGGTCAGCTGCTTGAGCGCCAGCATGCTGGTTTCCAGCAGCTGCTTCTGCTCGCGGGTGTGCTGGACCAGCGGGGTCAGGGCGCCGTCGTTCCAGCGCAGCACCTGGGCATGGGCGCCTTCCTGCAGCGCCTGGACCTCCTGGGCCACGGTGGCGAAGAAGCGACGGGCCAGGGCGCTCTGCTCGGTGAGCAGGGTCTTGACCTGGCGCTGCACCTCCTCGGTCTTGAGTTGCAGCTGGCGCAACTCGCGGACATGGGGGCGGATGCGCAACCGCGGCGCTTCCAGCGGATGCAAGGGGTTCTCCGCATTGTGCCGCTGGTAGACCGCGCCAAGCACCTTGTTGGCCCGGTCCGCCTCGTTGTCCAGGGCCAGCAGGTCATGCTCGACCACGCGGAAGAAGCGGGCGATGGACTGGTTGATGCCGACGGTGGTCAGGCTGCTGCGGAATTCCCGGCGGGCGGTTTCCAGATGGGCGTCCAGGCGATCGGTGGCGACCAGGTCGGTCAGCAGCTTGCGCTGGCCGGCCAGCATGTTCTGGGTGGTGCGCAGGTCCAGCAGGCGGCGGTGGTACAGGTCGTACTCCTGGCGCGTACGGGCGGTCTGCAATTCCAGTCCGGCGCCGGGCAGTTCTTCGTCGGCCAGTTGCGCATACTGCGCACGAATGGCTTCCAGCCGCTGCTCGATGAGCGTCCGGCTGGCACCCAGCAGACCACTGGCCTGCTGCACGATGCGCTGCTGCAGAAGACGCTCGCGGGCGCCGACGATGCGTTCGGCGAGCAGCTGTTCGAGGCTGTCCAGCTGGCTGCGCGCCAGCAGTTCCAGGTCGCCACGGACCTTGCCCAGCAGTGCCTGCTTGGCGGACAGCGGCAGGATGTGCTCGGCCGGCAGGGCCAGTTGCCGGGCGCTGGCCTGGCGGACGTTTTCCAGGGACTGGGCGACATGGGCGACGCCGCCGAGGTCGTCCCAGAGGCTGTCGATCTTGTTCATCACCGCGAACAGCCGCTCGGGCGCATCACCCAGGGAGGGCTTGACGCACTGCTCCCAGAGCGCCAGGTCCGATGCGGTCACCCCGGTGTCGGCACCGATGAGAAAGAGCACGGCCTGGGCATGGGGCAGCAGCGACAGGGTCAGTTCGGGTTCGGCGCCCAGGGCGTTGAGGCCGGGCGTATCGAGGATGCGCAGGCCCTGGCGCAGCAAGGGATGATCGATGCTGATGAGGGCATGGCGCCA includes these proteins:
- the metX gene encoding homoserine O-succinyltransferase MetX — its product is MPSVIPEDSVGLVTPELLHFSEPLALACGRTLPAYDLMVETYGELNASRSNAVLICHALSGHHHAAGYHSLDDRKPGWWDSCIGPGKPIDTRKFFVVALNNLGGCNGSTGPSSPNPETGRAYGADFPVLTVEDWVNSQARLADRLGIGQWAAVIGGSLGGMQALQWTISYPERIRHCLAIASASKLSAENIAFNEVARQAILSDPDFHAGHFQEKGVIPKRGLMLARMVGHITYLSDEAMGAKFGRELKTDQLNYDFHSVEFQVESYLRYQGEEFSGRFDANTYLLMTKALDYFDPAHAHGGDLAKTLAGVQARFLIVSFTTDWRFSPARSKEIVNALMAARKDVSYLEVDAPQGHDAFLIPIPRYLQAFSHYMTRIEV
- a CDS encoding dynamin family protein translates to MERLFRHVDAYATWKAELDTQLGRYRDWLQRNRLASPALDAALASCQSELQTDGITLAFAGEFSRGKTELINALFFADYGQRMLPSQAGRTTMCPTEIFFDAGADGSYLQLLPIDSRLDERSLGAWRQAPEAWQRFALDDRHPDAMATLLAKVTETREVETATAVQLGFDPEQLEQIDDAGLVSVPAWRHALISIDHPLLRQGLRILDTPGLNALGAEPELTLSLLPHAQAVLFLIGADTGVTASDLALWEQCVKPSLGDAPERLFAVMNKIDSLWDDLGGVAHVAQSLENVRQASARQLALPAEHILPLSAKQALLGKVRGDLELLARSQLDSLEQLLAERIVGARERLLQQRIVQQASGLLGASRTLIEQRLEAIRAQYAQLADEELPGAGLELQTARTRQEYDLYHRRLLDLRTTQNMLAGQRKLLTDLVATDRLDAHLETARREFRSSLTTVGINQSIARFFRVVEHDLLALDNEADRANKVLGAVYQRHNAENPLHPLEAPRLRIRPHVRELRQLQLKTEEVQRQVKTLLTEQSALARRFFATVAQEVQALQEGAHAQVLRWNDGALTPLVQHTREQKQLLETSMLALKQLTQQNLNSQEQVRRLQVHEDVLHRQLSEVSDMLKQISRPAPSQRHDNVVALPLARVG